In Haloarchaeobius litoreus, the following are encoded in one genomic region:
- a CDS encoding pyridoxal phosphate-dependent decarboxylase family protein produces the protein MKPPDESSVSEFDHDTFRELGYRTVDIIADYYESIDDRSVYVQADPEDIVTAFDEPLPEEGEDPELILDAVEEFVIPYATHNPSPRYFGFVMGSGTPLAPLADAIAATVNMNTGGWHPAPSGTEVERRCIQWLAEAIGYSSETGGLLTSGGTMANFTALLAALRKHTDFETTDLGLQETDRPRYTLYVADHEGHSSVVRVADMLNLGRDAVRRVPSHDDFTMDVAALEQMLEADQANGDEPFCIIGQAGSINVSAIDPLDALADICAERDLWFHVDGACGAVGAMVPEFEPRYAGMERADSVTVDPHKWLFIPYECGAVLVREQEILARTFAMDASYLRGSVAETPEEFDYYEFGPQMSRGFRALKLWMTLKHYGQEGYQALLRKSVNCAEHLDTLVRAHDHFAAVQEPNLFIYSFRYVPADLQEVLVDPPAVPLVRVNQYLDELNQRIADEVVQSGLAFLTTTSIQDRRALRMSICSHRTTIDDIETVFDSLTEIGARVDEEWRENASLPV, from the coding sequence ATGAAACCCCCAGATGAGTCGTCGGTTTCCGAATTCGACCACGATACGTTCCGGGAACTGGGATACCGGACCGTGGACATCATCGCCGACTACTACGAGAGTATCGATGACCGTTCGGTCTACGTCCAGGCCGACCCTGAGGACATCGTTACTGCGTTCGACGAACCTCTTCCCGAGGAGGGTGAAGATCCGGAACTGATCCTCGACGCTGTTGAAGAGTTCGTCATCCCCTATGCGACCCACAACCCCTCGCCGCGATACTTTGGCTTCGTGATGGGGTCGGGTACCCCGCTTGCTCCGCTAGCCGACGCCATCGCAGCAACGGTGAACATGAACACGGGCGGTTGGCACCCGGCACCCTCAGGGACGGAGGTTGAGCGCCGCTGCATCCAGTGGCTGGCAGAGGCGATCGGATACTCATCTGAGACTGGCGGTCTGCTAACCAGCGGCGGGACAATGGCCAACTTCACCGCTCTTCTGGCCGCACTCCGCAAGCATACCGATTTCGAAACAACCGATCTTGGGTTGCAGGAGACCGACCGCCCACGGTATACACTGTACGTGGCCGATCACGAGGGCCACTCCAGCGTCGTCCGGGTTGCAGACATGCTGAATCTCGGTCGCGACGCCGTCCGACGAGTGCCGAGTCACGACGACTTCACGATGGACGTGGCCGCTCTCGAACAGATGCTAGAAGCCGACCAAGCAAACGGAGACGAACCCTTCTGTATCATCGGCCAGGCAGGCTCTATCAACGTGAGTGCAATCGACCCCCTTGACGCACTCGCCGACATCTGTGCGGAGCGCGACCTCTGGTTCCACGTCGATGGCGCCTGCGGGGCGGTAGGGGCGATGGTCCCCGAGTTCGAGCCGCGCTATGCGGGGATGGAGCGTGCTGACTCCGTAACGGTCGACCCCCACAAGTGGTTGTTCATTCCCTATGAGTGCGGTGCCGTTCTCGTCCGCGAGCAGGAGATCCTCGCACGGACGTTCGCGATGGACGCGTCGTATCTCCGAGGGTCAGTTGCGGAGACTCCGGAGGAATTCGACTACTACGAGTTCGGGCCGCAGATGTCCCGCGGGTTCCGTGCGCTGAAGCTCTGGATGACCCTGAAGCACTACGGGCAGGAGGGATATCAGGCGCTGCTGCGCAAGAGCGTCAACTGCGCCGAGCATCTCGATACGCTCGTCCGGGCTCACGACCACTTCGCAGCAGTTCAGGAACCGAATTTGTTCATCTACTCGTTCCGCTACGTTCCGGCAGACCTCCAGGAGGTGCTGGTCGACCCGCCGGCGGTCCCGCTGGTGCGAGTCAACCAGTACCTCGACGAACTCAACCAGCGCATCGCAGACGAGGTCGTGCAGAGTGGACTCGCATTTCTCACGACCACGTCGATCCAGGACCGCCGCGCCCTCCGAATGTCGATTTGCAGCCACCGGACGACCATCGATGACATCGAAACAGTGTTCGACAGCCTGACGGAAATTGGAGCGCGGGTAGATGAGGAGTGGCGTGAGAATGCGAGCCTCCCGGTCTGA
- a CDS encoding class I SAM-dependent methyltransferase has protein sequence MRYDEREDVYGREEYYWGTEPNKMAEKTVEVAPVVENTITAIDIGAGEGRDAVFFAEQGWHVYATDVSPNGLAKAEQLAETRGVTLQTIEADANDATLPEPVDVVYSAGAIQYIRPENRERQFEHFKSTTAPSGIHAMFAFVDHPDISTPPDWTKNEYFYAQGELAEYYTEWEVLQAERFVFDDDSGDERHQHAAEILYAQKPN, from the coding sequence ATGCGATATGATGAGCGGGAGGATGTGTATGGCCGTGAGGAGTACTATTGGGGAACGGAGCCGAACAAGATGGCCGAGAAAACGGTCGAGGTGGCACCGGTGGTGGAAAATACGATAACAGCGATTGATATCGGAGCCGGTGAGGGACGAGATGCGGTGTTTTTCGCCGAACAAGGATGGCACGTCTATGCGACGGATGTTTCCCCTAACGGGCTGGCGAAGGCAGAACAACTTGCCGAGACTCGGGGAGTGACGCTTCAGACTATCGAAGCCGATGCAAATGACGCCACCCTTCCTGAGCCGGTCGATGTAGTCTATTCGGCCGGGGCGATCCAGTACATCCGCCCTGAGAACCGCGAGCGGCAGTTTGAGCACTTTAAATCTACAACGGCTCCCAGCGGGATCCATGCGATGTTCGCTTTCGTTGACCATCCCGACATCTCGACGCCACCGGATTGGACGAAAAACGAGTATTTCTACGCACAAGGTGAACTGGCAGAATATTACACAGAGTGGGAAGTGCTGCAAGCCGAGAGGTTCGTGTTCGATGACGATTCGGGTGACGAACGCCACCAACACGCCGCTGAGATACTCTACGCTCAGAAACCAAACTAA
- a CDS encoding SDR family oxidoreductase, translating into MNVLVAGSHGQVGQHATHILAESDHSVRGMVRAESQASDIEDLGAEPVVADLTGDVSHAVEGIDAIIFAAGSGGEDVWGVDRDGAINLVDAAESEGIKRFVMLSSINADRPESGPEALREYLQAKAEADEYLRESDLTYTIIRPGPLTDEDGTGRIRIGADLDGDDVDIPREDVARTLVAALEAKSTYGETFEIAAGDEPIEEALQEPLDG; encoded by the coding sequence ATGAACGTACTCGTTGCCGGTTCGCACGGACAGGTCGGCCAACACGCGACACATATCCTCGCCGAGAGCGACCACAGTGTTCGGGGGATGGTTCGCGCGGAGTCGCAAGCGTCGGACATCGAGGACCTGGGCGCCGAGCCGGTCGTCGCGGATCTGACCGGGGACGTCTCGCACGCTGTCGAGGGAATCGACGCGATCATTTTCGCCGCGGGTTCGGGCGGCGAGGACGTGTGGGGCGTCGACCGCGACGGCGCGATCAACCTCGTCGACGCGGCCGAATCCGAAGGCATCAAACGGTTCGTGATGCTCAGCTCGATTAACGCCGATCGCCCCGAGAGCGGCCCGGAAGCGCTGCGAGAGTACCTCCAGGCGAAGGCCGAGGCCGACGAGTACCTCCGGGAGAGCGACCTGACGTACACGATTATCCGGCCCGGGCCGCTGACAGACGAGGACGGCACCGGACGAATCAGAATCGGCGCCGATCTCGACGGGGACGACGTGGATATCCCGCGCGAGGACGTCGCCCGGACACTGGTCGCGGCGCTCGAGGCCAAGAGCACGTACGGCGAAACGTTCGAAATCGCGGCCGGCGACGAGCCGATAGAGGAGGCGTTACAGGAGCCGCTGGACGGCTGA